A genomic window from Bdellovibrio sp. SKB1291214 includes:
- a CDS encoding Hsp33 family molecular chaperone HslO, which translates to MGKERVHRFVSKDLTVRIAAVNATEVVQHMQDLQNTFPLATVGVGRGMVGALLLASHLKDGQQVGLLFRGNGPLSSIYAEASYEGHVRGYTPNPQYQPENYDDGLSLRKALGIGLLTVARHQPFQKQPFQGTVEMVSSEIGDDIAHYLHQSHQIRSLVSLGVYLDKNGKVQSAGGVLIEVMPGVEESMVEKIIANYESPCTKARVMRALEAMGEDELQDMINKKEEVHVTCQVCGKPYSVSVDEVQELKNHIHRESMN; encoded by the coding sequence ATGGGTAAAGAACGCGTTCACCGCTTTGTCTCTAAAGATCTGACAGTGCGTATCGCAGCTGTAAATGCGACGGAAGTTGTTCAACACATGCAGGATCTGCAAAATACTTTTCCTTTGGCAACTGTCGGCGTGGGCCGTGGTATGGTCGGCGCACTTTTGTTGGCTTCACATCTTAAGGATGGTCAGCAAGTGGGACTTTTGTTCCGTGGTAATGGTCCCTTGAGCAGCATATATGCAGAGGCAAGTTATGAAGGACACGTTCGTGGATACACACCAAATCCTCAATACCAGCCCGAAAATTATGACGACGGTTTGTCGTTAAGAAAAGCTTTGGGAATCGGCCTTTTGACGGTGGCTCGCCACCAACCTTTCCAAAAGCAACCGTTTCAAGGAACTGTTGAAATGGTGAGTTCTGAGATCGGTGATGATATCGCTCACTATTTGCACCAATCTCATCAAATTCGTTCTTTGGTTTCTTTGGGTGTTTATCTAGATAAAAACGGAAAAGTACAATCCGCAGGTGGTGTTTTGATCGAAGTGATGCCAGGCGTGGAAGAAAGCATGGTTGAAAAAATCATCGCAAACTACGAAAGCCCATGTACAAAGGCACGAGTGATGCGCGCCTTAGAAGCAATGGGTGAGGACGAGCTTCAAGACATGATAAATAAAAAAGAAGAAGTCCACGTGACTTGCCAAGTTTGCGGCAAACCCTACAGCGTGTCTGTTGACGAAGTACAGGAATTAAAAAATCACATTCATAGAGAATCGATGAACTAA
- a CDS encoding phosphoglycerate mutase family protein — translation MKIYIFRHAQKAMDFSGDPDLTTEGHNQASTLLDLVLKKEMPQPTQLWVSPRKRTHSTFRPLSEQFKLPLTNQEDLLEQHGDETLTVFRRRISKILEKASDAKDDVVFICSHYDWVIEAMSLIPSQTDLTDDRFQHWTPCQCVGFEVMSDGMYKFIELKRIST, via the coding sequence ATGAAGATTTACATCTTTCGCCACGCCCAAAAAGCCATGGATTTCTCTGGAGACCCCGATCTAACAACGGAGGGGCACAACCAGGCCTCCACACTTCTGGATTTGGTTTTGAAAAAAGAAATGCCACAACCGACTCAGCTTTGGGTTTCGCCCCGCAAACGCACTCACAGCACGTTTCGTCCGTTGTCAGAGCAATTTAAACTGCCTTTGACTAATCAAGAGGACTTACTTGAGCAGCATGGCGACGAAACTTTGACGGTTTTTCGCCGTCGTATCTCGAAAATTCTAGAAAAAGCGTCTGATGCTAAGGACGACGTTGTTTTTATATGTTCGCACTACGACTGGGTCATTGAAGCGATGTCATTAATTCCAAGCCAAACTGATTTAACGGATGACCGCTTTCAACATTGGACTCCATGCCAATGCGTGGGATTTGAAGTCATGAGCGACGGAATGTACAAGTTTATCGAGCTAAAAAGGATTTCCACATGA
- a CDS encoding fumarylacetoacetate hydrolase family protein — protein sequence MIQNIWAIGRNYVEHAKELGNEVPTEPLVFLKAGSCATLAASEIHLPKWATDVHHEVEIALQFDENLQISAACVALDLTERTLQSKLKSKGQPWTLAKSFTEACPISKFFPVKNLDELRNIDIKLMVNGELRQNGNTSLMIFSYEEQLDYVRQHFPVSPGDLLLTGTPAGVGPVKPGDVLVAEIVGKITHKWTVK from the coding sequence ATGATTCAAAATATCTGGGCCATCGGTCGAAACTATGTTGAACACGCCAAAGAATTGGGAAACGAAGTACCAACAGAGCCTTTGGTATTTTTGAAAGCGGGAAGTTGCGCCACACTCGCTGCTTCGGAAATTCATTTGCCGAAATGGGCAACGGATGTTCATCATGAAGTGGAAATCGCGTTGCAATTTGATGAAAACTTGCAAATCTCAGCGGCCTGCGTGGCCTTAGATCTGACCGAGCGCACCCTTCAGTCAAAATTGAAATCCAAGGGCCAACCTTGGACATTGGCAAAAAGTTTCACCGAAGCTTGCCCGATTTCTAAGTTCTTCCCCGTCAAAAACTTGGATGAGCTCCGCAACATCGACATCAAATTGATGGTCAACGGCGAACTTCGCCAAAATGGCAACACATCGCTGATGATTTTCTCGTATGAAGAGCAGTTGGACTATGTGCGTCAGCACTTCCCCGTCTCTCCGGGCGACCTTCTTTTGACGGGAACTCCCGCGGGAGTCGGTCCGGTGAAACCTGGCGACGTTTTGGTCGCAGAAATTGTGGGTAAAATCACTCACAAATGGACTGTTAAATAG
- the pruA gene encoding L-glutamate gamma-semialdehyde dehydrogenase → MNDIQSKIVARGEEIMKRMESQSKASIFSKDFWYGSIMEWSMKNEKFKTNMFRFVDVLPSINSGDEVARHLKEYFAEDGGKLPPVFNVGLGLGSLAPGLMAGAIKKNVVGMAQMFITGESPDDALPVLKKARKNKMTFTVDILGEAILSEKEAQEYSNKCIELIEWLAKDAEKWDEVPQIDRDHEGAIPKVNVSVKMTALYSQIKDSAWDESKKILKDRMRPIFRLGMQKGVFINLDMEQYSVKHLTLEAYTELINEDEFKNYKFFGIVIQAYLRDSFEDVKMLTDFAKKRGTPFWVRLVKGAYWDYETIEAEQRGWPVPVYTNKAESDANYEVCAKYFLENIKYIRPAFASHNVRTIAACMLYAEQLNIPKDALEFQMLYGMAEPIKKTIVEMGYRMREYAPVGELIPGMAYLVRRLLENSSNESWLRGKFADNKTTAELLKDPASGLIPTSAIIPQKPGKFYNEPLLDFAVKADREKMEKAIASLRATLPVNVPVMINNKEQTSAKIFERVNPSESSQVVAKVHMATIEQAEQAMQAAQTAYKTWKNVPAEQRAALVDKLADLMQRDRFQLIATQVLEVGKPWAEADGDVGEAIDFCRYYARDMRHLQKPLRVGGLPGELSHYIYKSRGVTAVIAPWNFPLAILAGMVTAAAVTGNTVVMKPAEQSSLVSWGLMKMIQEAGFPTGVVNFLPGLGEEVGEYIVNHKFTTTIAFTGSKAVGLHILNRASMVQPGQQHVKRCIIEMGGKNAVIIDNDADLDEAVDGVLYSAFGFSGQKCSAASRVIVLDEVYDRFTDRLVEAAKSIEVKSAENPKAYMGPVVDQEAYQRIMNTIAETEKTNKLLFKGTAPANGFYVPPTIFGDVPGDAKIAQQEVFGPVVAVIRAKDLDQAIEIANSTEYALTGGMFSRSPANIARVKEEFEVGNLYINRGITGAMVDRHPFGGFKMSGIGSKTGGPDYIKQYMEPAAVTENTLRRGFAPAEGE, encoded by the coding sequence ATGAACGATATCCAATCAAAGATCGTCGCTCGCGGCGAAGAGATTATGAAACGTATGGAAAGCCAATCCAAGGCTTCCATCTTCTCCAAAGATTTCTGGTACGGCTCCATCATGGAATGGAGTATGAAAAATGAAAAATTCAAAACCAACATGTTCCGTTTCGTGGACGTGCTTCCTTCCATCAACTCTGGCGACGAAGTGGCTCGCCACTTAAAAGAATACTTTGCTGAAGACGGTGGAAAACTTCCTCCGGTCTTCAATGTGGGTTTGGGTCTTGGTTCTTTGGCTCCCGGCTTGATGGCGGGCGCGATTAAAAAAAACGTCGTGGGTATGGCTCAAATGTTCATCACGGGGGAAAGCCCGGATGACGCTCTTCCGGTTTTGAAAAAAGCACGCAAAAACAAAATGACGTTCACAGTCGATATTTTGGGTGAAGCCATCCTGTCTGAAAAAGAAGCCCAGGAATATTCCAACAAGTGCATTGAGCTTATCGAATGGTTGGCTAAAGATGCAGAAAAATGGGATGAAGTACCTCAGATCGATCGCGATCACGAAGGCGCCATTCCAAAAGTAAACGTGTCTGTGAAAATGACGGCACTTTACTCACAAATCAAAGACTCTGCTTGGGATGAATCTAAAAAAATCCTTAAAGATCGCATGCGCCCTATCTTCCGCTTAGGTATGCAAAAAGGTGTATTCATCAATTTGGACATGGAGCAGTACTCCGTTAAGCATCTGACATTGGAAGCCTATACAGAGCTTATCAATGAAGACGAATTCAAAAACTACAAGTTCTTCGGTATTGTGATCCAAGCGTACCTGCGCGATTCTTTCGAAGACGTGAAGATGCTAACGGACTTCGCCAAAAAACGTGGCACGCCATTCTGGGTACGTCTGGTTAAAGGCGCTTACTGGGATTACGAAACAATCGAAGCAGAACAACGTGGCTGGCCAGTTCCTGTTTACACGAACAAAGCTGAATCTGATGCGAACTACGAAGTGTGCGCAAAGTACTTCCTTGAAAACATCAAATACATCCGCCCTGCTTTTGCGTCTCACAACGTAAGAACCATCGCAGCATGTATGCTTTACGCCGAACAACTGAATATTCCTAAAGACGCTTTGGAATTCCAAATGCTTTACGGAATGGCCGAGCCGATCAAAAAGACCATCGTTGAGATGGGCTACCGCATGCGTGAATACGCTCCAGTCGGTGAATTGATCCCGGGTATGGCCTACCTTGTTCGCCGTTTGCTTGAGAACTCTTCGAATGAGTCATGGCTTCGCGGAAAATTCGCAGATAACAAAACCACAGCGGAACTTTTGAAAGATCCAGCATCTGGTTTGATTCCAACATCAGCGATCATTCCACAAAAGCCAGGTAAGTTCTATAACGAGCCACTTTTGGATTTCGCAGTGAAAGCAGACCGTGAAAAAATGGAAAAGGCGATCGCATCTTTGCGTGCGACTCTTCCTGTGAATGTTCCTGTGATGATCAATAACAAAGAACAAACATCTGCTAAGATCTTTGAGCGCGTGAACCCATCTGAAAGTTCACAAGTTGTTGCTAAAGTTCACATGGCAACAATCGAACAAGCGGAACAAGCAATGCAAGCAGCACAAACCGCTTACAAAACTTGGAAAAACGTTCCAGCAGAGCAACGTGCTGCCTTGGTTGATAAACTTGCAGACCTTATGCAACGTGACCGCTTCCAATTGATCGCGACTCAAGTTCTTGAAGTTGGTAAACCATGGGCGGAAGCTGATGGCGACGTGGGTGAAGCAATCGACTTCTGTCGTTACTATGCTCGTGACATGCGCCATCTTCAAAAACCTCTTCGCGTGGGCGGATTGCCTGGCGAGCTTTCTCACTACATCTACAAATCTCGTGGTGTGACGGCGGTTATCGCTCCTTGGAACTTCCCACTAGCGATCCTAGCCGGCATGGTGACAGCAGCAGCTGTTACCGGAAATACAGTCGTGATGAAGCCTGCAGAGCAATCTTCATTGGTTTCTTGGGGCTTGATGAAAATGATCCAAGAGGCTGGCTTCCCAACTGGCGTTGTGAACTTCTTGCCAGGTCTAGGTGAAGAAGTTGGCGAATACATCGTGAATCATAAATTCACGACAACAATCGCTTTTACAGGTTCAAAAGCTGTGGGTCTTCACATCTTAAACAGAGCTTCTATGGTTCAACCAGGGCAACAGCACGTTAAGAGATGCATTATCGAGATGGGTGGTAAAAACGCCGTGATCATCGATAACGATGCGGACCTTGATGAAGCGGTTGATGGCGTTCTATACTCTGCCTTCGGTTTCTCTGGTCAAAAATGTTCAGCGGCAAGCCGCGTGATTGTTCTTGATGAAGTTTATGATCGTTTCACGGACCGTCTGGTTGAAGCTGCGAAATCTATCGAAGTGAAATCAGCGGAAAATCCAAAAGCTTACATGGGCCCTGTTGTGGACCAAGAAGCCTATCAGCGCATTATGAACACGATTGCTGAAACTGAAAAAACCAATAAGTTGTTGTTCAAAGGAACAGCGCCTGCCAATGGTTTCTATGTTCCTCCGACAATCTTCGGTGATGTCCCAGGTGATGCAAAAATTGCCCAGCAAGAGGTTTTCGGACCCGTGGTCGCAGTGATTCGCGCCAAAGACCTGGATCAAGCGATCGAAATCGCAAACAGCACAGAGTACGCTTTGACGGGTGGCATGTTCTCAAGATCCCCTGCCAACATCGCTCGCGTCAAAGAAGAATTCGAAGTGGGTAACCTGTACATCAATCGCGGTATCACAGGCGCCATGGTGGACCGTCACCCATTCGGTGGTTTCAAAATGTCAGGTATCGGCTCCAAAACAGGTGGCCCAGACTATATCAAACAATACATGGAACCAGCCGCAGTCACCGAAAACACCCTTCGCCGTGGCTTCGCTCCCGCTGAAGGCGAATAG
- a CDS encoding FKBP-type peptidyl-prolyl cis-trans isomerase encodes MWGLSKGLQDVKRGEKRTIVVTAAEAYGFYDPKKVILYPKLKLGKNLRLGQTVSIVGKSGTIRVYKVLAYHDGMVSLDGNHPLAGQDLVFEIEALEVRDATPAEIGESANVVSTQLLH; translated from the coding sequence TTGTGGGGTCTTTCGAAAGGTCTTCAAGATGTAAAGCGCGGTGAAAAACGAACCATCGTCGTCACCGCTGCTGAAGCTTACGGATTCTATGATCCCAAAAAGGTGATCCTTTATCCCAAGCTAAAGTTAGGCAAGAACTTGCGATTGGGACAAACCGTGTCCATTGTCGGGAAAAGCGGAACGATCCGTGTCTATAAGGTTTTGGCATATCATGACGGGATGGTCAGTTTGGATGGAAATCATCCTCTGGCCGGACAGGATTTGGTATTTGAAATCGAAGCGCTCGAGGTGAGGGATGCGACTCCTGCAGAGATTGGTGAATCCGCAAACGTTGTTTCAACCCAATTGCTTCACTGA
- a CDS encoding RNA recognition motif domain-containing protein, with protein MSKKLYVGNLPYSATDQSLADAFAECGDVESAKVIMDRETGRSKGFAFVEMSTAEEAAEAIKRFNGAQLDGRAVTVNEAKPQEPRSGGGSRGGYNNRRSY; from the coding sequence ATGAGTAAAAAACTATACGTCGGTAATCTGCCTTATTCTGCAACTGATCAGTCTTTGGCTGATGCTTTCGCTGAATGTGGAGATGTTGAGTCCGCAAAAGTAATCATGGATCGGGAAACGGGTCGCAGCAAAGGTTTCGCCTTTGTCGAAATGTCGACTGCTGAGGAAGCTGCTGAGGCCATCAAACGCTTCAACGGTGCACAACTTGACGGTCGCGCTGTGACTGTGAATGAAGCGAAACCGCAAGAACCACGCTCTGGTGGTGGGTCTCGTGGCGGTTATAACAACCGTCGTTCTTATTAA
- a CDS encoding TIGR02147 family protein — MNKLQIWQFNDYRDYLKAFVQYQPNGGRGQASKISNSLGIHTTLFSQILNGHRDLTLEQASLFCDYDSMSEAESDLFLNMVSLSRAGNESLRKKLRHQIEEQKASFSEVRKRIGSVSKKLTSYEQSVFYSSWKYSAIRMLASLDKVPDLNEMAQMLGLTRQRLTEMVDFMLEKGLLVEEKGRVKMGHAKTHVDAKSQWATRHHTNWRTRNLTRLEVIADHEICFTVPFSCTKEDYKKIREIFLQAIEQASKIVGNSDGEETHVLCMDLFDMI, encoded by the coding sequence ATGAACAAGCTGCAAATTTGGCAATTTAATGACTACCGCGATTACTTAAAGGCTTTCGTACAATATCAACCAAACGGGGGGCGCGGACAGGCCAGCAAAATTTCTAACTCGTTGGGGATTCATACGACTTTATTCAGTCAGATTCTTAACGGTCATCGTGATTTGACCCTGGAACAGGCGTCTTTATTTTGCGATTACGACAGTATGAGCGAAGCAGAGAGCGATCTTTTTCTGAATATGGTTTCTTTAAGCCGCGCAGGTAATGAAAGCTTGCGCAAAAAATTAAGACATCAAATCGAAGAACAGAAAGCTTCATTCAGTGAAGTCCGTAAACGCATCGGTTCTGTTAGCAAAAAGCTTACGAGTTATGAACAGTCTGTTTTTTATTCCAGTTGGAAATACAGCGCGATCCGTATGCTTGCATCGTTAGACAAAGTTCCGGATCTGAATGAAATGGCCCAGATGTTGGGACTGACTCGTCAGCGATTGACGGAGATGGTTGATTTCATGCTTGAGAAAGGTCTTTTGGTCGAAGAAAAAGGTCGAGTAAAAATGGGTCATGCGAAAACCCATGTCGATGCAAAGTCGCAATGGGCAACTCGTCATCATACTAATTGGCGGACTCGTAATCTGACTCGCTTAGAAGTCATTGCCGACCATGAAATCTGTTTTACGGTGCCTTTCAGTTGTACTAAAGAGGACTATAAGAAAATTCGAGAGATATTTTTACAGGCTATTGAACAGGCTTCAAAAATCGTGGGAAATAGCGATGGGGAAGAGACCCACGTCTTGTGCATGGATCTCTTTGATATGATCTAG
- a CDS encoding transposase: MQNSLFADPRLQSTQAHGGTLFKKARYRCRKPLSTTKPIHVVLRSSLAKGSLSFRNDKNWKQVETLCRQFAQKYKIKIEAFANGGSHLHLTLRLKTKGSYAPFIRSLTGAIALKLTGATRHQKNSKKFWDHRPFTALLERAKHSLKNYVSLDLLKDLMIIPRIGILTHQEWPPPN, translated from the coding sequence ATGCAAAACTCGCTGTTCGCGGACCCACGATTGCAATCGACTCAAGCACACGGCGGCACGCTGTTTAAAAAAGCGCGTTATCGCTGTCGTAAACCATTGAGTACGACAAAACCCATTCACGTGGTGTTGCGATCAAGCCTCGCTAAAGGCTCACTGAGTTTTAGAAATGATAAAAATTGGAAGCAGGTCGAAACCCTGTGCCGCCAGTTCGCCCAGAAATATAAAATCAAAATCGAGGCCTTCGCTAACGGCGGAAGCCATCTTCACTTGACCCTGAGGTTAAAGACAAAAGGCAGCTATGCGCCGTTCATTCGATCACTAACTGGAGCCATCGCCCTGAAATTAACAGGTGCGACCCGCCACCAAAAGAACTCGAAAAAGTTCTGGGACCACCGCCCCTTCACCGCACTTCTTGAAAGAGCCAAACACTCTTTGAAAAATTATGTATCGTTGGATTTACTAAAAGATCTGATGATCATCCCAAGAATCGGAATCCTCACCCACCAAGAATGGCCACCACCCAACTAG
- a CDS encoding endonuclease I family protein has translation MKLAKLIKSVIVFTSLFFVFAANAAEQSQAIPYYGQEFYQDLAAGKTNADLIFRIKSVLRSFHVPQQGNYDLIVSDCQAAKGCYSHQKIGYNSARVWLMGKFYLSFDEGSHTWGVKDMYCDNYKTNADFRGHSQPGPGIIPDNTVINIEHTWPQSKFNRRFDKDTQKSDLHHLFPTDSRLNSIRGNQWFGEVEKDTQTLNCGGSRFGVGEGDSDEIFEPPQAHKGRVARALFYFSLRYDLQIPPDEEAVLRKWNRENPPDAEELDRNNKIFQAQHNRNPFVDYPNMVDSIGDF, from the coding sequence ATGAAGCTAGCCAAGCTCATTAAGTCAGTGATTGTATTTACATCGTTATTTTTTGTTTTCGCTGCAAATGCAGCTGAACAATCCCAAGCAATTCCGTACTACGGGCAAGAGTTCTATCAAGATCTTGCGGCTGGAAAAACTAACGCCGATCTTATCTTCCGTATAAAATCCGTTCTTCGCAGCTTTCACGTTCCTCAACAAGGAAACTACGATTTGATCGTCTCTGACTGTCAAGCGGCTAAGGGCTGTTACTCTCACCAAAAAATCGGGTACAACAGTGCTCGCGTTTGGTTGATGGGTAAATTCTATTTGTCTTTCGACGAAGGCTCCCACACTTGGGGCGTGAAAGACATGTACTGCGATAACTATAAAACGAATGCAGACTTCCGTGGTCACAGCCAACCGGGGCCTGGCATTATCCCTGACAACACGGTGATCAACATTGAGCACACATGGCCTCAAAGTAAGTTCAACCGTCGTTTTGATAAAGACACTCAGAAATCAGATCTTCACCACTTGTTCCCGACGGATTCTCGTTTGAATTCGATCCGTGGAAATCAATGGTTTGGTGAAGTTGAAAAAGACACGCAAACTTTGAATTGCGGCGGCTCTCGTTTTGGTGTTGGCGAAGGGGACTCTGATGAGATCTTCGAACCACCTCAAGCTCATAAAGGTCGTGTGGCTCGTGCTTTGTTCTATTTCTCTCTCCGCTACGATCTTCAGATTCCACCTGACGAAGAAGCAGTTCTTCGTAAATGGAATCGCGAAAACCCACCAGACGCCGAAGAACTTGATAGAAACAACAAGATCTTCCAAGCTCAGCACAACAGAAACCCGTTCGTAGACTACCCAAATATGGTAGATTCAATCGGCGACTTCTAG
- a CDS encoding rhomboid family intramembrane serine protease, whose product MIIPCPENLREFRRFPLTITLTALNIFIFVLIFSGSSNDLSNNRLFELEGMTLTGRLYYQYLQELPAETLAETPKWVQQISTSNSDQLAILGAYALRDSHFLLNGDAGKYHGDQVQIATWREDFKKFRTDYKDQLMFRFGLSSIEKGPLSWITYQFSHSNWMHLFSNLMFLVVIGAAVEALVGSTALLAIYVLGGITGGLGFLMSQGSGVVPMVGASASVSALLAFYCVAQVKARIRYLYFISPMPEHYGSIYLPTLMIIPLFLVADLANLLAAPEGLGTGVAYAAHLGGSLFGMLGAIAYRRGMFSKPPVLTEY is encoded by the coding sequence ATGATCATCCCTTGCCCTGAAAATCTCAGAGAATTTCGTCGATTCCCGCTGACAATCACGCTGACGGCTCTAAATATTTTTATTTTTGTTCTGATCTTCAGTGGCTCTAGTAATGACCTTTCCAACAATCGATTGTTCGAATTGGAAGGTATGACTTTGACGGGGCGTCTTTATTATCAATATTTACAGGAACTACCGGCGGAAACTTTAGCGGAAACGCCAAAGTGGGTGCAGCAGATTTCCACGTCCAACTCGGATCAGCTGGCAATCTTAGGGGCTTACGCTCTTCGTGATTCGCACTTTTTGCTGAATGGAGATGCTGGAAAGTACCATGGCGACCAAGTGCAAATTGCGACTTGGAGAGAAGATTTTAAAAAATTCAGAACCGATTATAAAGACCAGCTGATGTTTCGCTTTGGTTTGAGCTCGATTGAAAAGGGGCCCTTGTCTTGGATCACCTATCAGTTTTCGCACTCCAATTGGATGCATCTGTTTTCAAACTTGATGTTTTTGGTGGTGATCGGGGCTGCCGTTGAAGCTTTAGTGGGTAGTACGGCCTTACTGGCAATTTATGTTTTGGGCGGAATCACAGGCGGCTTGGGCTTTCTGATGTCACAGGGATCGGGGGTCGTCCCGATGGTCGGCGCAAGCGCGTCTGTCAGTGCTTTGCTGGCTTTTTATTGCGTGGCTCAGGTCAAGGCTCGGATTCGTTATTTGTATTTTATTTCGCCGATGCCAGAGCACTACGGTTCTATTTATTTACCGACCCTCATGATTATTCCTCTCTTTTTAGTGGCCGACCTGGCTAATCTTTTGGCAGCTCCCGAAGGGTTAGGAACGGGGGTCGCCTATGCCGCTCACTTGGGTGGCAGTCTTTTCGGTATGTTAGGTGCTATTGCCTATCGCCGTGGGATGTTTTCAAAGCCTCCTGTCTTAACTGAATACTGA
- a CDS encoding RDD family protein produces the protein MLFPDLSAPEINNSTMFKQKPAIAFVADRFLALVLDFLIISPVVSLLVAGLTRQAKTFFLLNARSDEGVVAVMMIMAVAVIAVVLLQASFLYFLQATPGQFFLQLRVISYPEQQARLTFSQCMVRSVVWCFSFFMFALPFLGVLGHPLRRAFHEKASDTMVITLKKNFDKGPASQEQRLITSWMQLSFAVFAFVGFLGLMKSYHALTVGDYQVAVDQNATCKEIKDKDLSGPQRLDAALSLFLLKEISADCLHKEAELSLWSDPVNSQSMAYFAKFLLSEGSDRLSYMNKVCEDRTSSGCVLAQYLENPEDVRLADASQKLWVTQVLEADQRYSQHDYAGSLEVIEELQSISTLRQAMDKKYVRSIWGLQQSLGVKKGDRIPASVKESKPWLEDFKEKYGVQ, from the coding sequence ATGTTATTTCCAGATCTATCGGCACCAGAAATCAATAATTCCACGATGTTCAAGCAAAAGCCTGCGATCGCGTTTGTTGCGGACCGTTTCCTTGCGCTTGTTTTGGATTTCTTGATCATTTCACCGGTTGTCAGTCTGTTGGTGGCGGGTCTTACTCGTCAGGCAAAAACATTCTTTTTACTAAATGCCCGTTCCGATGAAGGCGTTGTTGCTGTGATGATGATCATGGCTGTTGCTGTCATAGCCGTGGTGTTGCTACAAGCTTCTTTTTTATATTTCCTACAAGCAACTCCGGGGCAATTCTTTTTACAGTTGCGAGTGATCAGCTATCCCGAGCAGCAAGCACGCCTGACGTTTTCTCAATGCATGGTTCGTTCGGTCGTGTGGTGTTTTTCGTTTTTCATGTTCGCCCTCCCGTTCTTGGGAGTGCTGGGGCATCCGCTGCGTCGTGCTTTTCATGAGAAAGCCTCTGACACAATGGTGATCACCTTAAAGAAAAATTTTGATAAAGGCCCCGCTTCGCAAGAACAGCGTTTGATTACTTCATGGATGCAATTGAGCTTTGCGGTTTTTGCCTTTGTGGGTTTCTTGGGTTTGATGAAGAGCTACCATGCATTGACAGTCGGGGACTACCAAGTGGCAGTTGATCAAAATGCGACTTGTAAGGAAATCAAAGACAAAGATCTAAGCGGTCCCCAACGTTTGGATGCAGCTTTGTCCTTGTTCTTGCTTAAAGAGATTTCGGCGGACTGTCTTCATAAGGAAGCGGAGCTTTCATTGTGGAGTGATCCTGTAAATTCTCAATCAATGGCTTACTTTGCGAAATTCTTATTAAGCGAAGGTTCGGATCGTTTATCCTATATGAATAAGGTTTGCGAAGATCGTACTTCCAGTGGTTGTGTTTTGGCTCAGTATTTAGAGAACCCTGAAGACGTACGCCTAGCAGATGCTTCGCAAAAACTGTGGGTCACACAAGTTCTGGAAGCTGATCAGCGCTATAGTCAACATGACTATGCGGGTAGCCTTGAGGTTATCGAAGAGTTGCAATCCATTTCAACACTTCGTCAGGCGATGGATAAAAAATATGTGCGCTCTATCTGGGGTTTGCAGCAAAGTCTGGGAGTTAAAAAAGGCGACCGTATTCCTGCTAGCGTGAAGGAAAGCAAGCCGTGGCTTGAGGACTTCAAGGAAAAGTACGGTGTTCAATGA